The following nucleotide sequence is from Spirochaetales bacterium.
TTTCAATGATAATCATTCTTTATCGTTTTCTACAAGAAATAAAGGGGAAATCGATATATAAATAAGCGACAGGGGGTATGTATTGCTATGAGTGATAAAATTCAAGACATTGTTTCTTTTCCGGAAGTGAATTCAGGGATTTCACTGGATTTTATTCATTCGAATAATCTGGATGAAATCGAGAATGGCATCAAGGACACGGTAAACGGAGTAATCTTTTCTAAAAAGGCGATATGTATCGCCCTGGCCCACATTAAAGAAAAGGAATTATATAAACAGATACACGTCAATAGTTTTAAAAAATATCTCAAGAAAGAAAGAATTCCAATAAATTACTCGACGGCCCTCGATTATTCCATAATCGGTGAAATGCTGATTAAATACGAACCTGAATTAAAAAGTATCGATTTTAACGAAGAAAAAGGTCTTCAAAAACTCCTTTTACTGGAAAAGGGGCTCAATAATTACAAAGAACGACCTCGTGTTGTTTTTGAAAATATCAAGGTAAAATCATATCGGGATTTTAAGGTTTTCGTGAACAATCATAATAATAAAGTAAACACAAAAAATGATCATAGGGAAAATACGGATTCATTACATGAGGTCTCAATAAAAATAGAAGACGAGAGGATTTTCCTTTCACCATCCGGATTGGACATCCTGTGGTTGAACGGAGATGTTGAAGATAAACTGGGTGTTCCCGGTTTTTACAGGGAATTCAAAAAATATATCGTCAAATGTGTCGAAGAGTTTATAAAAATGTACTGAACAATGACGGCGGGATTCGCCGGATTGTAAAAACTCTCAATACCTCGGATGCGTGAAAACGTGCGGCTTTTTTTATTGACACCGTTTTATATTTACAATTGACAAAAGCAATAGCTTTCCATATTATTTGCTGTATATTTTAGTAATGATTACTGTATATAGTCATTAATATAATGACAAAAAAACTTTTTTATCAACATCTATGTCCTTTTTACTTAATCGAGTCAACGAAGCGGAAAGGAAATGAGAGAAGAAAAAAGATGTACGAATATATTATCATAAAGGGAAATAACAGTGATTAAATTTTATTCAGTTGTCGGAACAAGACCTAATTTTGTAAAAGAATTCCTGATCAACAGTGAATGCCGGAAACGCGGAATCAGGGAAATTCTTGTACATACGGGACAGCATTATGATTATGAAATGTCTCAAATTTTCTTTGATTGTTTTCACCTCCCGAAACCGGATCATCACCTTGCCGTGCAAAACCTCACCGCCGCCCAGTTTTCAGCGGATGTGATTATTCGTCTCGATTCGTTGTTAAAGGATGAACGCCCTGATTTCGTTTTAAGTTACGGGGACGTCAATTCGACATTATCGGCAGCCGTTGCAGCGACAAAAAACCATATTCCTTTTTTTCATGTCGAGGGGGGGGTACGTGGTGACAATCTGTATAATCCCGAAGAAATAAACAGGCGTGTTGCGGATGTTCTTTCGGAAGTGATTTATTGCTGCACCAGAAACGATATAAAAAATCTTCAAAAAGAGAATTATGATAACGGAAGAATTGTCTATACCGGAGATCTGATGAACGATGCACTCATGTTTACCCTGAAAGAACACAATATTGTTCCGCAACGGGGCGATTACATGGTTCTCACACTCCACCGGCAGGAAAATGTCATGCATCCTGAAAGACTGGGGGCAATTATCGACGGCCTGATCCAATCCCAAAAAAGGATTATCTTTCCCGCACATCCGCGTACACTCAATCAGATCCGAAAAAACGGCCTCATGGAGGGACTTGCACGATCGAAAATCGAAGTTGTCAAGCCGATGGGATATCTGGAATTCGTAAAGCTTCTGGCAGGATCAGACAAGGTACTGACCGATTCGGGGGGGGTCCGCCGTGAAGCTTATTTGCTAAAAAAACCGTGTATCGTATTAATCGAGTTGTCCTGGTTTCCGGAAATATCCGAGGCGGGCTGGAAAGTATTGACAAAACCCGACAGCAGCAACATCGAACATCTTGTACAGACGTTCGAACCGCGCGGGGAACATCGCAATATTTTCGGCGACGGAAAAGCGTATATAAACATTATCGATGATATTGAGAAGCGCTGTGGGTAAAAGAAGAAAAAAGACAATTCGCATATGCATGCTGGTGCATTCATACTACCTCATGGACCCGCGGGTTCGCCGTCAGGCGGAATGCCTTGCGGAAATCGGGTACGAGGTCCATGTCATTTCATGTCGATTGTCTTTTCTGAAACACTCCGGGATTCCATCCTATCAGGTGGTAAAAAATGTCCATATTCATCTTCTGCCGCTGTATAAAAAACGCGGCGGAACATTACGTTACCTGTTCGAATATGCTTCCATGACAATCCTGGGAATGCTGAAAATTCTCCTGCTCAATGCGAAAAACAAGATCGATATCATTCATATCCATAATATGCCGGATATTCTGGTGCTGGCCGGTTTGCCCTTCAAATGGAACGGTACTACACTGATACTGGACATACACGATCCGATGAGTGAATTATACCAGCAAACCTACAAACTCGACACATCCCATCCTGTCATACGTGCCATAGCGATACAGGAAAGGTTCAGTTACAGGCTGGCGACACAGCTTGTTACGGTCAGTTATCCAATGGCTTCCAATGTCGCGGAAAAAACAGGGTGCCCGGAAAAAGACGTTATGGTCACCCATAATTTCCCGGACCTGAATATGTTTCCGATTATTACCGAAAAAAGAAAATGGCCGTACAGCAAGGACGATTTTATCTTTCTCTATTCCGGAACAATTACCGATCACTACCGGTTGGATATCGCCGTCAGGGCACTGGCGATAGCGGCACGTTCGGTTCCGGGTATCCGGCTTTATCTTCTTGGAATGGGCACCTCTCTGCAAAAAATTCTGTCTCTCGCACGCGCGCTTTCCATAACGGATCGTGTCAAACATATAAAACCGATAGAACTCAAAAAAGTGAAAGAAATCATGGCAAATGTCGATGCCGGCATTTCCACCCACGAAGCGGGAGTATTCGGGGACCTGTATTTTTCCACAAAAATAATCGAATTCATGACACAGGGGCTGCCGGTGTTATCCAGTAGAACTTACACAATACATGAATATGTTCCGGAAGACGCCATCTTTTATTTCGAACCCGAAAATATCGAAAATCTTGCTGAACAAATGATCTATATGTATAAAAATCCGGACGTTGTTATGAAAAGAATCGATAACTCAAAGAAAATATTGTCGAAATACAATTGGCAGGCCGAAAAAGCAAGGTATCAGACATTCTATAAGGGATTGACTGACAATCCGATCAACAGACACCGTGCATCGATGTGAAAGGCAGTATAAACAACGATGAATATCGCTATTTTGGAAAACAGTATAAATAAAGCGGAAAAATGGGCGGAAGACCGGGGGTATAAAGGATACGATCCATTTGACGGATTGTCGTCCGTACTCAAACCACTCATATATAAAAATCTTTTATTGGACAGAATATTAATGCAGCTCAACCGGCAAAGTCCGATTAATATTCGCCCATTGTTGGGAATCAAACCGCTGGACTCGACCATCGCCCGTGGATATTTTGCCTGGGGGTATGTAAACAGGTTCAAAAAGACCGGTAATGAAGCATTTAAAAAGAAAGCCGTCCTCTGCCTTCAATGGCTTATGGATAACAAATCTCCGGGTTATAAGGAATACAGCTGGGGCAAGCATTTCAATTACGCGAGCAGGGGCGGGCGATACGGCAAACTTGAACCGATTATCGTATGGTGCGGTATTATCGGTCAGGCATTTCTTGACGCGTACGAGTTTCTCGGTAAAAACGAATATCTCGATGTCGCGAAAAGTGTCTGCCGCTGGATCCTCAATGTTCCCAGAGAAAAAACCGATACCGGTACATGCCTGAGTTATACCGCCTTGGAGATAATCTCCGTCCACAACTCGAACATGCTCGGGGCCGCAATGCTCGCGAGGACGGCAAAGATATCGGGCGAGGCATCCTGGCTCGACGTCGCAAAAGAAGCGATGCGGTACAGCTGCTCCCGGCAGCTTCCGGACGGTGCATGGTACTACGGCGATGACCCGAAATATCACTGGGTCGACAATTTTCATTCCGGTTATAACCTCGACAGCCTGAAATGCTATATCGACAATACGGACGACAAGGAATTCGAAGAAAACCTCGTCCGCGGCTATTCATACTATAAAAACACCTTTTTCGAAGAAAACGGGAGACCCAAATATTATAATTACCGCGCATATCCCATCGATATACAATGTGCTTCACAGGCAATCGATACACTCAGCTATTTCTCCGATCACGACGAATCCGCTCTCGACCTGGCATTTAAGGTAGCCGAATGGACGATAAATAATATGTTTGATAATAAAGGGTATTTTTATTACAGGATGTTGCCATTCAAAAAAGTAAAAATACCAATGATACACTGGGGACAGGCGACGATGTATAAGGCATTGACATTTTTACTACTGAAACTTCGATAACTTGACCATACTGTAGACATAACCCAGTTTTTTGATCTGCGCAGATCCATAATGATGTCATATTTTTACTGAAGAGACGATTGGGGTTTCGGCTCGACAAGACAGATTTTCCATTGCAGCTTTCTCGAGGTATTATATAACGTTACTTCGTCGATTATATTCCATCCCAAAGTTTTCATGGTTTTCCAGACGCCGCGAATACACCTGTTGTTATACGCGAAAGGATCGGATTTTTTATGCATCGATATGATAAAAAGGCCTTTCTCAGCCAGAAAATCCTTATATCGTTTTAAATTATTTTCGGGGTTTATGGTATAATAGAGTATTTCATTAAACAGGATGATATCAAATTTTTCATCCGTTACAAACTCTTCAATCGTCGAACAGATAAATTTATCGTGCGGGGTCACCGCTTCTATTTTATCCAATGCCACCCGGGATATATCGACACCATAATAGCGGTCGATCAAATCATGGCGGCAGAATTCCAGTATTTTTCCTTCACCACATCCGACATCCAGCAGCTTGATCTTCCTGTTAAAGTATTTCATATATGAACATAAAATACCATAACGTGGAAGTTCATATAATTCTTTGAGATAATCCCATTTCTTTGATTGATATTGATTATTCCAGTCATCCTGTTTTTGTTTTATCTTCATAACGGACTCCTTATTATTGGAATTATATCTGCTCTTTCCTATAGTAACAATTAAAAGACATTAGTTCAAAGAGTTTTTCCCGGTATCGTTTATAAGGAAAGATACATGATTATCGATAAAAGATGAAGCTTTCAATTCGATATTGATTATTTGGATATTTCAATGGTTTAATTGACCCGTTTTTATATATTTATACGTTAATTGGCAATGTTACACGCAGGGTTTGAGAATGCAATGACAGTATGGTGAAAATCATGCCAAAAAGCATATGGTTATTGCTATGGCATGTGGCTATTGTTTAAGGTAACCAATTACCGTATATTAAATAAATGTGACAATGAATAAAGTAAAATACCAGTAATAGACAGGGATAGTATGCCGGGAGATGACAGGTATATAAAAGGAAAGCGTATTATTCCGAAAAAGGAGGTTGTTTTGCATAAACAATTATTTTTCATAAGTATCTATATGTTAGTGGTCCTTTTATCGTGTTCATTGCCGCATATCCATAAAACAAGTTTTTATTATGAACCGGATATCCCGGCCGACGACAATAAAATCATACCCCTCAACAGACGTATTGACTGGTATCCCGGTATACCGGGCGATATTCCCGATTATCCCGATGCGATCAATGCAAAAGATTCACCATACAACGCGGCCGGCGATGATACGACGGATGATACCGCGGCAATTCAAGCAGCGATTAATGCATGCCCCCCCGGCAGCGCCGTTTATCTGCCTGCCGGAACGTACAGAATATCAAATCAATTGACAATTTCCAGAAGCATCGTGTTGAGAGGTGCGGGTCCGGAAAACACAAGGATCAAACAATATAGTACGGCAAGAATTTTACAATTATACAGCGGCAATCAACGTATCGGCCCGATCGTTAAAATCATTTCCGGCTTTTATAGAGATTCGACCTCGATTACCGTTTCAAATGCCGCGACATTCGAATCAGGTGATTATATCGTCATGTACCAGGATAATCTCGATGGCCTTGTTTTTAAGGAAGGAAGCGGGGGCCGTCCATGCGAATGGTGTGGAATTGGTGAAAGCGAGGGCAATCATGCGATGACCCAAATTGTAAGGATCGAGTCAAAATTAGGAAATTCCCTGAAGATTAACAGACCCCTTTATTTTGGGTTTACGGCTGAAAATAATCCGGAAATACAGGAAATAGGCATGATCAGTGGTGTCGGCGTTGAGGATCTTGCGATCGAACAAGCAGTTTCAGGCGGAAGCTATAACATATTCGCTTCTTCACTCGCATATTCCTGGCTGAAAAACATTCATAGTTACATGTGTCCGTCCGCTCATTTGCGGCTCATGTATTCATACGGCTGCGAAATCCGCGACAGTTATTTTTATGATGCCTACACTCATACGGGCAGTGCTTCATACGGCATTTTTATTATTTATCCCAATTCAGACCATCTCATCGAGAACAATAAAATATTGAAATGTTCGCCGTCCATCTGTCATGAAGGAGGCGGAAGCGGGAATGTCATCGCGTACAACTATGCACGTGAAAGTTTTCATGAAGATCCGTCGGAATGGTTCTTCAAGAATATC
It contains:
- the wecB gene encoding UDP-N-acetylglucosamine 2-epimerase (non-hydrolyzing) codes for the protein MIKFYSVVGTRPNFVKEFLINSECRKRGIREILVHTGQHYDYEMSQIFFDCFHLPKPDHHLAVQNLTAAQFSADVIIRLDSLLKDERPDFVLSYGDVNSTLSAAVAATKNHIPFFHVEGGVRGDNLYNPEEINRRVADVLSEVIYCCTRNDIKNLQKENYDNGRIVYTGDLMNDALMFTLKEHNIVPQRGDYMVLTLHRQENVMHPERLGAIIDGLIQSQKRIIFPAHPRTLNQIRKNGLMEGLARSKIEVVKPMGYLEFVKLLAGSDKVLTDSGGVRREAYLLKKPCIVLIELSWFPEISEAGWKVLTKPDSSNIEHLVQTFEPRGEHRNIFGDGKAYINIIDDIEKRCG
- a CDS encoding glycosyltransferase family 4 protein, whose translation is MGKRRKKTIRICMLVHSYYLMDPRVRRQAECLAEIGYEVHVISCRLSFLKHSGIPSYQVVKNVHIHLLPLYKKRGGTLRYLFEYASMTILGMLKILLLNAKNKIDIIHIHNMPDILVLAGLPFKWNGTTLILDIHDPMSELYQQTYKLDTSHPVIRAIAIQERFSYRLATQLVTVSYPMASNVAEKTGCPEKDVMVTHNFPDLNMFPIITEKRKWPYSKDDFIFLYSGTITDHYRLDIAVRALAIAARSVPGIRLYLLGMGTSLQKILSLARALSITDRVKHIKPIELKKVKEIMANVDAGISTHEAGVFGDLYFSTKIIEFMTQGLPVLSSRTYTIHEYVPEDAIFYFEPENIENLAEQMIYMYKNPDVVMKRIDNSKKILSKYNWQAEKARYQTFYKGLTDNPINRHRASM
- a CDS encoding class I SAM-dependent methyltransferase, giving the protein MKIKQKQDDWNNQYQSKKWDYLKELYELPRYGILCSYMKYFNRKIKLLDVGCGEGKILEFCRHDLIDRYYGVDISRVALDKIEAVTPHDKFICSTIEEFVTDEKFDIILFNEILYYTINPENNLKRYKDFLAEKGLFIISMHKKSDPFAYNNRCIRGVWKTMKTLGWNIIDEVTLYNTSRKLQWKICLVEPKPQSSLQ